The proteins below come from a single Mucilaginibacter mali genomic window:
- the nusG gene encoding transcription termination/antitermination protein NusG, translating into MGENLKWYVVRAISGKEKKVKQYIDAEVNRLGISHLVPQVLIPTEKYYQMRDGKKIAKERNYFPGYVLMEAALDGELEHVIKNVNSVIGFLGDKAGNAIPLRQAEVNRILGKVDEMSAQGETMNVPYYVGEAVKVMDGPFNGFSGVIEEVNEEKKKLKVMVKIFGRRTPLELNYMQVEKE; encoded by the coding sequence ATGGGTGAAAATTTGAAATGGTATGTAGTACGCGCTATCAGCGGCAAGGAAAAAAAAGTTAAGCAATACATTGATGCCGAAGTTAACCGCTTGGGCATATCGCATTTGGTACCGCAGGTATTAATACCTACCGAAAAATACTACCAGATGCGCGATGGAAAAAAAATAGCTAAAGAGCGTAACTATTTCCCGGGCTATGTACTGATGGAAGCAGCGCTTGACGGCGAGCTGGAACACGTAATTAAAAACGTGAACAGCGTAATAGGCTTTTTAGGCGATAAGGCTGGTAATGCCATTCCACTGCGTCAGGCCGAAGTTAACCGCATTTTAGGTAAGGTTGACGAAATGAGCGCACAAGGCGAAACCATGAACGTGCCTTATTATGTTGGCGAAGCTGTTAAAGTAATGGACGGTCCGTTCAATGGCTTTAGCGGTGTGATAGAAGAGGTTAACGAAGAAAAGAAAAAGCTGAAAGTAATGGTAAAGATATTCGGGCGCCGTACGCCGCTTGAATTGAATTACATGCAGGTAGAGAAAGAATAG
- the rplA gene encoding 50S ribosomal protein L1 produces MARLTKNQKVALSKIEANKSYSLQDATSLVKDITNTKFDSSVDIDVRLGVDPRKANQMVRGIATLPHGTGKTVRVLVLCTPDKEQEAKDAGADYVGLDDYIAKIEGGWTDVDIIITMPSVMAKVGRLGRILGPRNLMPNPKSGTVTPEVGKAVTEVKGGKIDFKVDKTGIIHTSIGKVSFSADKIYENALEVLQVISKLKPSAAKGTYFKSIHISSTMSPGIEVETKTVAGI; encoded by the coding sequence GTGGCAAGATTAACAAAAAATCAAAAAGTGGCACTCTCCAAAATTGAGGCTAATAAGTCGTATTCTTTACAGGACGCAACAAGCCTGGTTAAGGATATCACTAACACCAAATTCGATTCATCGGTTGATATCGATGTTCGTTTAGGTGTCGATCCGCGTAAAGCCAATCAAATGGTACGTGGTATCGCAACATTACCTCATGGAACCGGTAAAACTGTACGTGTACTGGTGCTTTGTACTCCGGATAAGGAGCAGGAAGCTAAAGACGCAGGTGCAGATTACGTAGGTTTGGACGATTACATTGCCAAAATTGAAGGCGGATGGACTGATGTTGATATTATCATCACTATGCCAAGTGTGATGGCTAAGGTAGGTCGTTTGGGTCGTATATTGGGCCCGCGTAACCTGATGCCTAACCCTAAATCGGGTACAGTAACACCAGAAGTTGGTAAAGCTGTAACCGAGGTAAAAGGTGGTAAGATCGATTTCAAGGTTGACAAAACCGGTATCATCCACACTTCGATAGGAAAAGTATCTTTCTCTGCTGATAAAATTTATGAAAACGCTTTAGAAGTACTGCAAGTAATTTCTAAGCTAAAACCATCAGCAGCCAAAGGAACATATTTTAAAAGTATCCATATCTCTTCAACCATGTCTCCGGGCATCGAGGTTGAAACTAAAACAGTAGCGGGGATCTAA
- the rpsU gene encoding 30S ribosomal protein S21 — MIIINVKDGESLDKALKRFKKKFEKTGVLRELRSRQAFEKKSVARRHEIKHAIYKQSMNTETL, encoded by the coding sequence ATGATCATCATCAACGTAAAAGACGGCGAATCGTTAGACAAAGCATTGAAACGCTTTAAGAAGAAATTTGAGAAGACAGGTGTATTACGCGAACTACGCAGTCGCCAGGCATTCGAGAAAAAATCTGTAGCCCGCAGGCACGAGATCAAACATGCCATATACAAGCAAAGCATGAACACAGAAACCCTGTAA
- the tuf gene encoding elongation factor Tu encodes MAKEKFDRSKPHLNIGTIGHVDHGKTTLTAAITKVLADKGLSEARSFDSIDSAPEEKERGITINTAHVEYSTANRHYAHVDCPGHADYVKNMVTGAAQMDGAIIVVAATDGPMPQTREHILLARQVGVPALVVFMNKVDMVDDPELLELVEMEVRELLSFYDFPGDDIPVIQGSALGGLNADPKWVEKIMELMDAVDSYIPIPPRLTDLPFLMPVEDVFSITGRGTVATGRIERGVINSGDPVDILGMGAENLKSTVTGVEMFRKILDRGEAGDNVGLLLRGIEKTDIRRGMVICKPGSVTPHTDFKAEVYVLSKAEGGRHTPFFNKYRPQFYFRTTDVTGEISLAEGVEMVMPGDNVTITVKLINAIAMEKGLRFAIREGGRTVGAGQVTEILK; translated from the coding sequence ATGGCAAAAGAAAAATTTGACCGCAGTAAACCGCACTTAAACATCGGTACAATCGGTCACGTTGACCACGGTAAAACAACCCTTACCGCAGCGATCACCAAAGTATTAGCTGATAAAGGTTTATCTGAAGCACGTTCATTTGATTCAATTGACTCGGCTCCGGAAGAAAAAGAACGCGGTATCACTATTAACACTGCTCACGTTGAGTACTCAACTGCTAACCGTCACTACGCACACGTTGACTGTCCAGGTCACGCCGACTACGTAAAGAACATGGTTACCGGTGCTGCTCAGATGGACGGTGCTATCATCGTGGTAGCTGCTACTGATGGTCCGATGCCACAAACCCGCGAGCACATCCTGTTAGCACGCCAGGTAGGTGTACCTGCACTTGTTGTTTTCATGAACAAGGTTGACATGGTTGATGATCCGGAACTGTTAGAATTAGTAGAGATGGAAGTTCGTGAATTATTATCATTCTACGATTTCCCTGGTGATGATATCCCTGTGATCCAAGGTTCGGCTTTAGGTGGCCTGAACGCTGATCCGAAATGGGTTGAAAAAATTATGGAGTTGATGGATGCTGTTGATAGCTACATCCCAATCCCTCCACGTCTGACTGATCTTCCATTCCTGATGCCTGTTGAAGACGTATTCTCGATCACTGGTCGTGGTACTGTAGCAACTGGCCGTATCGAGCGTGGTGTAATCAACTCTGGCGATCCTGTTGATATCCTGGGTATGGGTGCCGAGAACTTAAAATCAACCGTAACTGGTGTTGAGATGTTCCGTAAGATCCTTGACCGTGGTGAAGCTGGTGATAACGTAGGTTTATTGTTACGTGGTATTGAAAAAACTGATATCCGTCGTGGTATGGTTATTTGCAAACCAGGTTCAGTAACTCCTCACACCGATTTCAAAGCAGAAGTTTACGTATTGTCGAAAGCAGAAGGTGGCCGCCACACTCCGTTCTTTAACAAATACCGTCCTCAGTTCTATTTCCGTACCACTGACGTAACTGGCGAGATCTCGTTAGCAGAAGGTGTAGAAATGGTTATGCCAGGCGACAACGTTACTATCACCGTAAAACTGATCAACGCTATCGCGATGGAAAAAGGTTTACGTTTCGCTATCCGCGAAGGTGGTCGTACAGTAGGTGCCGGTCAGGTAACTGAAATCTTAAAATAA
- a CDS encoding tyrosine-type recombinase/integrase translates to MFLERFINYLQFEKRYSPHTVTAYRADLEQFFAHINHPEILITQPSEITHHHIRNWMVDMMDNGISARTVNRRVAVLRKYFKFLLQSQLISANPTAKIQTPKTPRRLPVVVETDKLVNKLDQDVGTDFDKLRDKLIVELLFGTGIRLAELVGLKESDINNYEGTIKVLGKRNKERIIPINKELKRVMAEYLELKKNQNFNNNSLTLVVTNKGVNAYPKFIYLKVKAYLSDISTQDKKSPHVLRHTFATSLLNKGADLNAIKELLGHASLSATQVYTHNSVERLKSIYKQAHPKA, encoded by the coding sequence ATGTTTTTAGAGCGGTTCATCAACTATCTTCAATTTGAAAAACGGTATTCGCCACACACCGTAACCGCCTACCGGGCCGATCTGGAGCAGTTTTTTGCCCATATTAACCATCCCGAAATACTAATCACCCAGCCATCAGAAATTACGCATCACCATATCCGCAACTGGATGGTGGATATGATGGATAATGGCATCAGCGCGCGCACCGTTAACCGCAGGGTGGCAGTATTGCGTAAATACTTTAAGTTTCTGCTGCAAAGCCAACTTATCAGTGCCAACCCCACCGCCAAAATACAAACACCTAAAACGCCCAGGCGGCTGCCGGTAGTGGTAGAAACCGATAAACTGGTTAACAAACTTGACCAGGATGTGGGCACTGATTTTGACAAGCTGCGCGATAAACTGATAGTTGAATTGCTGTTCGGTACCGGTATCCGCCTGGCCGAACTGGTAGGCTTAAAAGAAAGCGATATCAATAACTACGAGGGTACGATAAAAGTATTGGGCAAACGCAATAAGGAGCGTATTATCCCTATTAATAAGGAACTGAAGCGTGTAATGGCCGAGTACCTGGAGTTAAAAAAAAATCAAAATTTTAATAACAATTCCCTAACACTGGTCGTTACCAATAAAGGAGTGAACGCATACCCAAAGTTCATTTATCTTAAAGTGAAAGCGTACTTATCTGATATATCGACCCAGGACAAAAAAAGCCCCCATGTGCTACGGCACACCTTTGCCACCAGCCTTTTAAACAAGGGCGCCGACCTGAACGCTATTAAAGAGCTTTTGGGCCACGCCAGCCTGAGTGCCACCCAGGTATATACCCACAACTCCGTGGAACGACTAAAATCTATTTATAAACAAGCCCATCCAAAGGCATAA
- the rplJ gene encoding 50S ribosomal protein L10: protein MNKEEKHELVLALTEQMKEYGNFYITDTSNLTVAKINNIRRKCFESDITIQVAKNSLIKKAMEAAGGDYTAIYDVLKGSSSILFSKSATAPAKLIKQLRKSGSEKPIIKAAYIDSAVFIGDNQLDTLINLKSKEQLVGEIIGLLQSPAKNVVSALQSGGNILAGVVKTLQERG, encoded by the coding sequence ATGAATAAAGAAGAAAAACACGAACTTGTTCTTGCCCTTACTGAACAGATGAAGGAATATGGTAATTTTTACATTACCGACACTTCAAACCTTACGGTTGCTAAGATCAATAACATCCGCCGTAAATGTTTCGAGAGTGATATCACTATCCAGGTAGCAAAAAACAGCTTAATTAAAAAAGCGATGGAAGCTGCCGGTGGCGATTACACTGCAATTTATGATGTGCTGAAAGGTTCGTCGTCTATCCTTTTCTCAAAATCAGCAACTGCACCTGCAAAGCTGATCAAACAACTGAGGAAATCGGGCAGCGAAAAACCAATCATCAAAGCAGCATATATTGACTCGGCCGTTTTCATTGGTGATAACCAACTGGATACATTGATCAACCTGAAATCGAAAGAACAACTGGTTGGCGAGATCATCGGATTACTGCAATCTCCTGCTAAAAATGTTGTATCTGCTCTTCAATCGGGCGGTAACATTTTGGCCGGCGTTGTTAAAACATTACAAGAAAGAGGTTAA
- a CDS encoding type II toxin-antitoxin system RelE/ParE family toxin, which produces MACDVKLSLVAIKELEESSDWYEGEAIGLGKRFVEAVKETLIHISLHPEAYQKGRGNRREAVVNIFPYLIVYDYRARTNEVYILHVFHTSRNPKLKYKK; this is translated from the coding sequence ATGGCTTGCGATGTTAAACTATCCCTTGTTGCGATAAAGGAATTAGAGGAATCGTCTGATTGGTATGAGGGAGAAGCCATAGGTTTAGGGAAGCGATTTGTAGAGGCTGTTAAAGAAACATTAATCCATATCTCACTTCATCCCGAAGCCTATCAAAAAGGAAGAGGAAACAGGAGAGAGGCTGTAGTAAATATTTTTCCTTACCTCATCGTTTATGATTATAGGGCGAGAACAAATGAAGTGTACATTCTCCATGTATTCCACACCAGCAGAAACCCTAAGCTGAAATACAAGAAATAG
- the secE gene encoding preprotein translocase subunit SecE, with amino-acid sequence MAAVVEYIKESYIELTQKVTWPTWRELQSSGVLVVVASLIIALVIFGMDTAISYVLSHFYTSLA; translated from the coding sequence ATGGCTGCAGTAGTTGAATATATAAAAGAATCATACATAGAGTTAACCCAAAAGGTAACCTGGCCAACCTGGCGCGAACTGCAAAGCAGCGGCGTACTGGTAGTGGTTGCCTCGTTAATTATCGCGCTGGTTATTTTTGGTATGGACACTGCTATTAGCTATGTGTTAAGCCATTTTTACACTTCACTTGCTTAA
- the rplK gene encoding 50S ribosomal protein L11 → MAKEVGAMVKLQVKGGAANPSPPIGPALGAKGVNIMEFCKQFNARTQDKPGKVLPVLITVYVDKSFDFIIKTPPVAIQLLEASGLKSGSAEPNRKKVAKVTWEQVETIAKDKMPDLNAFTVESAMKMVAGTARSMGITVSGTAPWN, encoded by the coding sequence ATGGCAAAAGAAGTCGGTGCGATGGTGAAGCTGCAGGTAAAAGGCGGCGCTGCAAACCCATCACCTCCAATTGGCCCAGCATTGGGTGCTAAAGGGGTGAACATTATGGAATTTTGCAAGCAGTTTAATGCACGTACCCAGGATAAACCTGGCAAAGTGTTACCTGTATTGATCACTGTTTACGTTGACAAGTCATTCGATTTTATCATTAAAACCCCTCCTGTTGCTATCCAGTTATTGGAGGCCTCAGGTTTAAAAAGCGGGTCTGCAGAGCCAAACCGTAAAAAGGTAGCGAAAGTTACCTGGGAGCAGGTTGAAACTATTGCAAAAGATAAAATGCCAGACTTGAATGCATTTACAGTAGAATCGGCCATGAAAATGGTTGCTGGTACTGCTCGCAGTATGGGAATCACCGTATCAGGTACGGCTCCCTGGAACTAA
- the hpf gene encoding ribosome hibernation-promoting factor, HPF/YfiA family — MKITVQSIHFTADRKLLDFIQKKADKLDLFYDKIISGEVYLKLENVEDEANKITEIKIQLPGNQLFAKEQCKTFEEATDLALESLRKQIEKHKQKKAAAAETVKKAVLTAAEDEY; from the coding sequence ATGAAGATCACAGTTCAATCGATCCATTTTACAGCAGACAGGAAGCTGTTGGATTTTATCCAGAAGAAAGCAGATAAGTTAGATCTGTTTTACGATAAGATCATTAGCGGCGAGGTTTACCTGAAATTAGAGAACGTAGAAGATGAAGCCAACAAAATAACGGAGATAAAAATTCAGTTGCCGGGCAATCAATTGTTCGCCAAAGAGCAATGCAAGACCTTTGAAGAGGCTACCGACCTGGCCCTGGAGAGCCTGCGCAAGCAAATTGAAAAGCATAAACAGAAAAAAGCCGCTGCTGCCGAGACTGTAAAAAAAGCCGTTTTGACAGCCGCTGAAGACGAATATTAA
- the rplL gene encoding 50S ribosomal protein L7/L12, which yields MADLKSFAEQLVNLTVKEVNELAQILKDEYGIEPAAAAVAVAAAPAGGDDAPAAAAEQTSFDVILKEAGGAKLAVVKLVKDLTGLGLKEAKDLVDGAPKELKTGVTKEEAASLKQQLEEAGAVVEVK from the coding sequence ATGGCGGATTTAAAATCATTTGCTGAACAGTTAGTAAACTTAACAGTAAAAGAAGTTAACGAGTTAGCTCAAATCTTAAAAGACGAGTACGGTATTGAGCCTGCTGCTGCTGCAGTAGCTGTTGCTGCTGCCCCAGCTGGTGGCGATGACGCTCCTGCTGCTGCTGCAGAACAAACTTCATTTGACGTTATCCTGAAAGAAGCTGGTGGCGCTAAATTAGCAGTTGTTAAATTAGTAAAAGACCTGACTGGCTTAGGCTTGAAAGAAGCTAAAGACTTAGTTGACGGTGCACCTAAAGAATTAAAAACTGGTGTAACTAAAGAAGAAGCTGCAAGCTTGAAACAACAATTAGAAGAAGCAGGAGCTGTAGTTGAGGTTAAGTAA
- the rpoB gene encoding DNA-directed RNA polymerase subunit beta, translating into MANTTNKRVNFATSRHVIDYPDFLDVQLQSFREFFQLETTSDNRYKEGLFKVFAENFPISDSRNIFVLEFLDYFIDPPRYDIQECIERGLTYSVPLKAKLRLSCNDEEHEDFETIVQDVYLGTIPYMTPKGTFVINGAERVIVSQLHRSPGVFFGQSRHTNGTKLYSARVIPFKGSWIEFATDVNNVMYAYIDRKKKFPVTTLLRAIGYDSDKDILELFELADEVKVSKSGLKKFIGRKLAARVLKKWVEDFVDEDTGEVVSIDRNEIILERETVLEDDHIDMIIDAGVKTIILNKEDSATSGDYTIIYNTLQKDTSNSEKEAVEHIYRQLRNAEPPDEETARGIIDRLFFSDKRYDLGDVGRYRINRKLKMDTSNDIKVLTKQDIIAIVKYLIKLINSKAEVDDIDHLSNRRVRTVGEQLYAQFGVGLARMARTIRERMNIRDNEVFTPTDLINARTLSSVINSFFGTNQLSQFMDQTNPLAEITHKRRLSALGPGGLSRERAGFEVRDVHYTHYGRLCTIETPEGPNIGLISSLCVHAKINNLGFIETPYKRVVEGKVKVEEEVIYLSAEDEDGKTIGQANAYYDDKGIFENPRVKARYEGDFPVIEPEKLDYMDVAPNQITSIAASLIPFLEHDDANRALMGSNMQRQAVPLLRPESPIVGTGLEGRVAKDSRTLINAEGDGVVEYVDANEIKIRYDRNELDRLVSFDGDTKTYQLTKFKKTNQSTTMNLKPIVKKGQKVEKGQVLCEGYATQDGELALGRNLKVAFMPWQGYNFEDAIVISERVVSQDIFTSLHIEEFELEVRDTKRGEEELTPDIPNVSEEATKDLDEDGIIRVGAEVKEGDILIGKITPKGESDPSPEEKLLRAIFGDKAGDVKDASLKTPPSIAGVVIDTKLFSRAKKTSKAEEKAQLEKLDTKHDKAVKELKNTLVDKLFEIVNGKTSQGVYNVYKELLIAKGVKFTQKMLAELPYDNINPTKWTTDDDKNDQIKALLHNFNIKLNEELGAYRRDKFAISVGDELPSGIVQMAKVYIAKKRKLKVGDKMAGRHGNKGIVARIVRDEDMPFLEDGTPVDIVLNPLGVPSRMNLGQIYETVLGWAGKELGMKFATPIFDGASHEQVEEWIAKAGVPESGRTYLYNGLTGERFDQQTTVGIIYMLKLGHMVDDKMHARSIGPYSLITQQPLGGKAQFGGQRFGEMEVWALEAFGAANILQEILTVKSDDVIGRAKTYEAIVKGENLPTPSVPESFNVLVHELRGLGLDITLE; encoded by the coding sequence TTGGCAAACACAACAAATAAAAGAGTAAACTTTGCAACCAGCAGGCACGTAATTGATTACCCCGACTTCCTGGATGTGCAGTTGCAATCTTTCAGGGAATTTTTCCAACTGGAAACTACTTCAGACAACCGTTATAAAGAAGGGCTGTTTAAAGTATTTGCCGAAAACTTCCCGATTTCTGACTCAAGGAACATCTTTGTTTTAGAGTTTCTTGATTACTTTATTGATCCGCCACGTTACGATATACAAGAGTGTATCGAGCGCGGTTTAACTTACAGTGTGCCTTTAAAAGCCAAGCTGCGCCTATCTTGTAACGACGAGGAGCACGAAGACTTTGAGACAATTGTACAAGACGTGTACCTGGGTACCATCCCATACATGACCCCTAAAGGTACTTTTGTTATCAATGGCGCCGAGCGTGTAATTGTATCGCAATTACACCGTTCGCCTGGTGTATTCTTCGGCCAAAGCCGCCACACTAACGGTACTAAATTATACTCGGCCCGTGTAATCCCTTTCAAAGGTTCGTGGATCGAGTTTGCTACAGACGTTAACAACGTGATGTATGCATATATCGACCGTAAGAAGAAATTCCCGGTTACTACCTTGCTGCGCGCCATCGGTTATGATTCGGATAAAGACATCCTGGAATTGTTTGAACTGGCCGACGAAGTAAAAGTAAGCAAAAGCGGTTTAAAGAAATTTATTGGCCGTAAGCTTGCCGCAAGGGTGCTTAAAAAATGGGTGGAAGACTTTGTGGACGAGGATACCGGTGAAGTGGTATCTATCGACCGTAACGAGATCATCCTTGAGCGCGAGACCGTTTTAGAAGACGACCATATCGATATGATCATCGACGCAGGTGTGAAAACCATCATCCTGAACAAGGAAGATTCGGCCACCAGCGGTGATTATACCATTATATATAATACCTTACAAAAGGATACCTCTAACTCAGAGAAAGAAGCGGTTGAACACATCTACCGTCAATTACGTAACGCTGAACCACCTGATGAAGAAACAGCACGTGGTATCATCGATCGTTTGTTCTTCTCTGACAAACGTTACGACTTGGGCGATGTTGGCCGCTACCGCATCAACCGTAAGCTGAAGATGGATACATCTAACGATATTAAGGTACTGACCAAACAGGACATTATCGCTATCGTTAAATACCTGATCAAACTGATCAACTCTAAAGCCGAGGTGGATGATATCGACCACTTGTCAAACCGTCGTGTACGTACCGTTGGTGAGCAATTGTATGCACAGTTTGGTGTAGGTTTAGCGCGTATGGCACGTACCATCCGCGAGCGTATGAACATTCGTGATAACGAGGTGTTCACACCAACCGATCTGATCAACGCGCGTACACTGTCATCAGTGATCAACTCGTTCTTCGGTACCAACCAGCTATCGCAGTTTATGGACCAGACCAACCCACTGGCAGAGATCACGCACAAGCGTCGTCTGTCGGCCCTGGGGCCGGGTGGTCTGTCGCGCGAGCGTGCCGGTTTCGAGGTTCGTGACGTTCACTACACCCACTACGGCAGGTTATGTACCATCGAGACACCTGAAGGCCCGAACATCGGTCTGATCTCGTCGCTGTGCGTACACGCCAAGATCAATAACCTGGGCTTTATCGAAACCCCGTACAAACGTGTGGTTGAAGGTAAGGTTAAGGTTGAAGAAGAAGTAATTTACCTGTCGGCAGAAGATGAGGACGGTAAAACCATAGGCCAGGCCAACGCTTATTACGATGATAAGGGTATTTTTGAGAACCCGCGCGTAAAAGCACGTTATGAAGGCGACTTCCCGGTAATTGAGCCGGAAAAACTGGATTACATGGACGTTGCGCCAAACCAGATCACATCAATCGCGGCTTCGCTTATCCCGTTCTTAGAACATGATGACGCTAACCGTGCCCTGATGGGTTCGAACATGCAACGCCAGGCCGTGCCATTGCTGCGTCCGGAGTCGCCAATTGTAGGTACTGGTCTGGAAGGCCGTGTAGCTAAAGATTCGCGCACGCTGATCAACGCAGAAGGCGATGGTGTGGTTGAGTATGTTGACGCAAACGAAATTAAGATCCGTTACGACCGTAACGAGCTTGACAGGCTGGTCTCATTTGATGGCGACACCAAAACTTACCAACTGACCAAGTTCAAAAAGACCAACCAAAGTACTACCATGAACCTGAAGCCTATCGTTAAGAAGGGCCAGAAGGTTGAAAAAGGACAGGTACTTTGCGAAGGATATGCAACACAGGATGGCGAGTTAGCCCTTGGCCGTAACCTTAAAGTGGCATTCATGCCTTGGCAAGGTTACAACTTTGAGGATGCGATCGTGATCTCGGAACGTGTGGTATCGCAGGATATCTTCACTTCGTTGCACATCGAGGAGTTTGAACTGGAAGTACGTGATACAAAACGCGGTGAAGAGGAATTGACACCGGATATCCCGAACGTATCGGAAGAAGCTACCAAAGACCTGGACGAAGACGGTATCATCCGTGTAGGCGCCGAGGTTAAGGAAGGCGATATCCTGATCGGTAAGATCACCCCTAAAGGTGAATCAGACCCATCACCGGAAGAAAAACTGTTACGTGCCATATTTGGTGATAAAGCAGGTGATGTTAAAGACGCGTCTTTAAAAACACCTCCGTCTATCGCCGGTGTGGTTATCGATACCAAGTTGTTCAGCCGTGCTAAAAAGACTTCGAAAGCCGAAGAAAAAGCACAGTTAGAAAAACTGGATACCAAACACGATAAAGCAGTTAAAGAACTGAAGAATACACTGGTTGATAAACTGTTTGAAATTGTTAACGGTAAAACATCGCAAGGTGTGTACAATGTTTACAAGGAACTGTTGATTGCTAAAGGTGTTAAATTCACCCAGAAAATGCTGGCTGAGTTACCTTACGATAACATCAACCCAACCAAGTGGACTACCGACGACGACAAGAACGATCAGATCAAAGCCCTGTTGCACAACTTCAACATTAAGCTGAACGAAGAACTGGGTGCTTACCGCCGCGATAAATTCGCGATCAGCGTAGGCGACGAGCTGCCATCGGGTATTGTACAAATGGCTAAAGTTTACATCGCTAAAAAGCGTAAGCTTAAAGTTGGTGATAAAATGGCCGGCCGCCACGGTAACAAAGGTATTGTTGCCCGCATCGTTCGCGATGAGGACATGCCATTCCTGGAAGACGGTACCCCGGTTGATATTGTGTTGAACCCGCTGGGTGTACCTTCACGTATGAACCTTGGCCAGATCTACGAAACTGTATTGGGCTGGGCCGGTAAAGAGCTGGGTATGAAATTCGCTACCCCGATTTTCGATGGCGCAAGCCACGAGCAGGTAGAAGAGTGGATTGCTAAAGCAGGCGTACCAGAATCGGGCCGTACTTACTTATACAATGGTTTAACAGGTGAGCGCTTCGATCAGCAAACTACTGTAGGTATCATCTACATGCTGAAACTGGGCCACATGGTTGACGATAAGATGCACGCCCGTTCTATAGGCCCGTACTCTTTGATCACTCAACAGCCATTGGGTGGTAAGGCACAGTTCGGTGGTCAGCGTTTTGGTGAGATGGAGGTTTGGGCGTTAGAGGCATTCGGTGCAGCTAACATCCTGCAGGAGATCTTAACCGTTAAGTCTGACGACGTTATTGGCCGTGCCAAAACATACGAAGCTATTGTTAAAGGCGAAAACCTGCCTACACCATCAGTACCAGAATCATTCAACGTATTGGTTCACGAGTTACGCGGCTTAGGTTTGGATATCACCTTAGAATAA